The genomic segment GAAATCCAAAAAATCAACTTCGGAACCCAAGGAACCGTAGGACTTGGGAGCCGCGGATATGCCGAAAGAAAGAGCCGTAAATAAAAGACAGATTTTTCGTATCATATTAAGATAAGAAAGATTCTCCCGGTTTTGGACCTTTACCTTGTTTGACGAGTGAATTTGCCTCATCTAACTTCCAAGAATCAAAATATCTTTTATCTTCTTGGCTTAGGTCGGGACGGAGTGAGATTGGATTTCCGTTTTGGTCTGCATATAATCCTCTTCTACCAAAAAATCTGCCGCCCGCTTCCTGAGGTTGCACTACCTTCTTCTTTTCTCCTCTCATTTGAAATGCGAGCCTTGCATTTTCTACGTAAGATTTTAACTCGGAAGGGTCTACAGAAATAGTGTGATCCGGACCGGGGAGAGTTTTATCTAAAGTGAAATGTTTTTCTAAAACGCTTGCACCGAGTGATACTGCCAATGCTCCTGCAAGACTCCCTGAAGTATGGTCCGAAAAACCCAAAGGACCATTGAATATATTTTTATAATATTCTAAAGTTTGTAAATTTGCTTTTTCCGGAGGAGTCGGATAGAGAGAAACACAATGGAATAATACTAGATCTTTTACTTTCTCGGATTCCAAAAGTTCTAATGCACGAATGACTTCGAAACCTTCTGCAGCGCCGCTGGATAAAAATAATGGGAGTCCTGTGCCTGCACATTTTTGCAGAAGTTGTTTGTTTACGATGTCTCCGCTTGCAATCTTGAGAGCTTTCACTCCTAAGTTTACTAAAAGGTCCACACTTCCCGGATCCAAAGGAGTGGATAAGAAGAAGAGACCTTCTTCCTTTGCAGTTTTTTGGAATTCAATATGTAGTTTTTCTGAAAGTTCGTAAGTCTGGAAAATGTCTACGAGGACTTTCGCTTTGGGATTTTTAACATCTAAAAAATTTTCAGTCTTATATGTTTGGAATTTTACCGCATCCGCGCCAGCCTGTTTCGCAGCCCGGATAGTTTTCTTTCCTAATTCCAGATCAGCGTTATGATTCAATCCGATCTCAGCGATTATAAACGGGGAAGAATCCGGACCGATCTCCCATTTATCTTCCAAACGAAAACTTTTCGAAAAAGACATTCTTTCTCCTGAAATAAAAGGGTGAATACCCTTAAGACTAGGATCGGAATACCTGGTCGGAAAGGGAAGGATTAAAGTTCACTTCTCAGGAAAGATCCGATTCGTATTCAGAAGTTCATAACTCAAATTCAAAAACGCCTTTGCCTTCCGTTCATATTCGTCGCAGGTTTCCTTAATAGAGGCACACTTGGACTTGTTCTTACTCCAAGGCATAGGATAGGCTTCTCTGAGTTCACCTTCTGTGGATCTATAAAGAGCATATTCATTCTCGATCCAACCGATCACACTTGAAAATGCAAAATAAGAACCGCCGGTTTTGGATCGGGCTGAATGAGAAAGTAGATCCTTACCGAAGGAAGAAAATTTTACCTTCTTACCTACGAGCCCTAGGATAGTCGGTATCACGTCCAGTTGAGAAGAAACTTGAGGATCTAATTCCGGTTTTATATATTTAGGAGAATAGATCAAAAGTGGAATATTACGGTCTTCGAATGGATTCAGATCTCTATGATGAGTATGATCTGCTACAAAAATAAAAATAGTGTTCTGGAAATAAGGAGACTTTTTGGCCTTCTCCATAAATTTTCCAATGGATTTATCCGAATATGCGTAAGTATTAAAATAATCCGAATCTTTCATAGTTTCCGGATAAGGATTTTCTCCTATTTCCGGAACTTGATAAGGATAATGAGTTGTTAATGTTAAACTGACTGCGGCAAAAGGTTGTTTTGCTTTTGCGATAGTCGCATGAAGTTCTTCTAATACATCCCCATCATAGAATCCCCAGGCTCCCGATTTATATTTTCCTGTTTTTTCGATTTCCTCTTTTCCAATGATCGTGTCGAAACCCCAATGAGGGAAAAGAAAACTCATATTATCAAATCCTACATCTCCACCATGCACGAAGTATGTGGAATATCCCAAGGTTTTTAGTAAGGATCCAAGCCCTCCAAAATTTCCAAGCACCTGATGGGTCCTAACAACTGTTATCCCTGGCCGATCCGGGATCCCTGTGAGAACTGACATTAGCCCGTTTACTGTTCTTCCACCTGTTGCAAAAAATCTGGGAAAATATCTGCCTTCTTTTGTTAGAGAATTAAAATTGGGAGCTAGTTCTTTTCCTCCAACAATTCCATCTCCGTTTGGTTTCAGGAATTTTCCTGTCCAGCTTTCTAAAAGAATAAGAACTATATTTGGAGGAGTTTCTTTTCTTGTTTCTAAAGTTTCTCTTAAAAGAGGATATTCAGGATCTATGAACTTTGCGCCTGGATAATCGATCTCTTTTTGCACGATCCGGATCGATTCTTCTTTAGACATTTCTAATTCAGGAAGAATCGATTTGGATTTTAGATCCATGATCGTAGTGAATACCCCATTTAAAGGAAGTTGGTTTAAGAAAGGATTTTCCGAATGGATTGCTTCTGTGGATCTTAACGGCCTTGATTGGGTTCCTCCTCGGAAGAGAAGTAATAATAAAATAATGGAGATAGGGACCTGCGCCAATTCTCTGGTCTTGTTTTCAGAAGAATATTCGTATCCATTGTACTTTATAAAAAGATAAATTAATGTCGGAAGACCTATAAAAATTCCGATCAATCCCAAAATTACTTTTAAAGTATCATTCTTTACCGCGGCTTCTATTAGAATAAGTAGGTCTTTTCCTAAAAATACAAAACCTTCGTAGCCTAGGTGTTTATCCGCCTCTCCGAAATAGATTGTATCTCCGATCAAATGGCCGGTCATCCATAAGAATAATGGGATTGGCAGAATTCCCCAAATATATCTATAGATTTTCCAACGGTTTGGGTAATGAAAAGAAGATAGGATCCATGATAAACCGATTACGATCGAGATCACGCATAGATCGAAACGAATTCCGATCAAAAACGAGATGATTACCTCGCCAATTGGGGAATTTCCCAATTTGGAAATATAGATAAAGAGTAAGGCAAATCTAAAAATAGTTAAAAGTATTAAAAAACAGAAAGAGTAAAATAAAATTATCCTAAGGTTTGAAGGTAGCCTTTTTATCATTCTTAATTCCAGCCTAAAGATTTAGAAAAATGGAAAACTAAAAAAGAAGAAGTATATGCAAGAACCGTCATGTATGTGAACATAAAAACCGGCCAGAAAAGTGAATTTGTTTCTTTTCTTACAACCGCAAGAGTAGACATACATTGGCAGGCGAATGCAAAAAACACAAGTAAACTAAGTGCGCTTGCAATCGTCCAAACAGGTTTTCCGGTTTCAGGATCTTTATCTTTTCTGAGTGCAGACCTTAGATTTTCATCCTCGGAATCTTCTCCTTGGACCCCGTATACGATGGACAATGTGGATACCATTACTTCTCTCGCTGCGAATGAAGTAATGATCCCGAGTCCCATCTTCCAACCGAAACCTATCGGTTCTAAAATCGGCTCCATCATTTTTCCCATTCGTCCTGCGTATGATTCGGAGATTTGTAAGGACTTTACCTGGGAAGAACTTAAGTTTTGGTTCTTAAGACCTTCTACCCTTGGATAATTTGCCAAGAACCATAGAATGATAGAAATGAATAAGATTACTTTTCCTGCGTTTCCAATAAAAGCTTTGATCTTCTTATAAACTGTAAAAAATAAACTTTTGAGAGAAGGCCATTGGTATCTAGGGAGCTCCATCAAAAAGTAAGCTGGTTCAGATCTGAAAAAAGTTTTTTTAAATAAGAACGCAGCTCCCATCGAAGCAAACATTCCCAATAGGAAAAGACCGAATAACGCTAGGACTTTCGGAGAGAAGATCCCAAAAACAGGTTCTGCAGAGAAAACTGTTCCTATAACTAAAATATAAACTGGATATCTGGCGGAGCAGGTGATAAGAGGTGATACTAAAATTGTAGTTAGCCTGTCCGCTTTGTTCTCTATGGTCCGGGTTCCCATAATCGCAGGGACTGCACAGGCCGCGCTGGAAAGTAATGGTATAAATGATTTTCCTGAAAGTCCGAATCTCCCCATGAATCTATCCATAAGAAAAGAAGCTCTCGCGATATATCCGCTTTCTTCCATGATCCCTATGAATAAGAAGAGCAGACTAATTTGAGGGATAAAAACTAAAACCGCACCAACTCCTCCTATCATTCCTTCTTGGATGAGGGAACGCACCGGTCCTTCCGGTAAATAATTCCCTGTCCAATCTGCAAGATCACTGATCCTAGTCTCTATCCAGTCCATTGGCAATTCTGACCAGGTGAATAAGAATTGGAATACGAGCGCCATGATACCTAAAAAGATCGTAAGCCCCCAGATCGGATGCAAAAGTATTTTATCGGCAAATCCTAAAATCCCTTTTTCGGCGATTTCAGAGCCTGAAACTGCTTTGGATAAAAGTTTTTTGATCCAGATGGATCTTTGGACCAACTCTTCTCCATAAGAAAATTCTAATTTAGATTTTTCCCATTCAGAATGGATGAAATTTCGAGTTTGTTCTGGGAAAAATTTGGAAGAAGGAAGTCCTGTTTGTAAACTTTCTCCGCTGAATTCTTTAAAACTATTTTCCAGAACGAATCTAACAGAATCCGGATCGTCTACGGAAAGTTTAGAAAGTACGGATTCGATCAGCGCGGTCCTTTTTTTATCCCAGGAAAAATCAGGATCGGGCGTTTTGTACGAAGAAGGGTCTGTTAAGACTTTTTCGAAAACTTCTACACCTTCTCCTGATCTTGGGTTTACGAAATAGAAAGAAACTCCGAAGGCCTTCGATAAAACTTTGAGATCTAAATGAACTCCCTTCTTTTCTAAGGTATCATTCATTGTGACTGCAACTATCATAGGTATCTTCAGCGAAGATACCTGTAGTAAAAATTGGAGTCCTCTTTCGATTGCAACTGCATCCAATACGAAGATGAGTTTGTCTTCCGTATCTCTAGAAAGAAGAATGCGGGTTGTTACCTGTTTATCTTCCGATTCTCCGCCTAAACTATAAGCTCCAGGAAGGTCTACTATATGCACGGTCCTATCGTCTGTATGGATGGTACCTTCTGCCTTTTCTACGGTGACTCCGTGATAGTTTCCCGTTTTTTGTCTAAGTCCTGTAAGTCTGTTGAATAATGTGGACTTTCCGCAGTTTGGATTTCCAGTAAGTAAAACTCTGGATTTTTCTGTTTTTTGCTCCGGAGTCTGTATTTCAGTATTTAATAATTTCATAAACTAGTTCAATTCCAGAAGGTCCGCTTCTAATTTCCGAATGGCCAGTCGGACAAGGCCTAATTTTACGATCATCTTATCTTGGTCCTGGAATTTTCGGACCACAGTGATTTTTGTTCCGGGGAGAAAACCCATGTCTAAAAGGTTTCGTACTAGTCCCGTTTTTCCGGATTCGTTTTTAATTCCGGTAATTTTACCGGATTCTCCCTCTTCTAATTCGAAAAGTTTGGATTTCATTTTATAAATTTTTCCCTATCCCGGATCAGATCTAATTCAGGCGCGAAAGATTTGATATATCTATCAAAGTATAAGATTTGTTTGATAAGAAGTCCAAACTCTTTGGGGATCTTTAATCCATTCCTATCCGAAATATCTCGGAACTCGAAAAGAATAGTATTCATCTTCTTCTCGTCGAAAGCGTCCAACTCTCCCATTTGGATGTCCAGGACCATCTTACTCATTTGGTCAAAAACAGTCTCAAGATCCTTGGCTAATTTTTTCTCGTCTATTCCAGAGGCAGTTCCATCCATACGGACCAAACCGCTTGCGATCCTGTCTGTTCTATTCAGTGCGAGTCCTTCTAAAAAGATCATTAGACCTTCCCAAACTTTGGAGGAAATCCTTCCCACGATCCCGAAATCGATAAAACCTACTGTTCCATCTCTTAGGATCATTAGGTTTCCTGCATGTACGTCCGCATGGAAAAACCCTGATTTAGAAAGTGTGGAAAACCAGATCTCCAACGCATCTGAAAGTGTTTTGGAAGGATCTTTGCTGAATTTTCGAAGAGAAGTTTCGTCGGTAATGGGAGCTCCGTAGAATTTTTCCATGACCAAAACTTTTTTGGTGCTAAGTTCTCTGTAAATTTTAGGAACTCTTGCTCTGGTTTCGCCGGAAGATAGAAGATACCTTTCGAATTCTTCGCAATTGTTTGCTTCTTTTATAAAATCTATTTCTTCTAAGATGGAAGATTGGAACATTCCCACCATTTCTGAAAGCCCAGATTTATTCAGCCCAGGCACAAATATTTCGAATAGTTTGGATGCTAAGAATAGAAGGTTTAAATCAGCTCCTAACGCACTTTCGATATCCGGTCTTTGTACTTTTACGACTACGTCCAAACCGTCTTTTGTCACTGCAGAATGGACTTGCGCGATAGACGCAGATGCCATCGGGACCGGATCTATACTTTGGAATAATTTTTGGTAATCTCTACCCAGTTCTTTTTTTAATACTTTCTGGACTTCTGAGAAAGGAAGTGGTCGTACGGAATCCAAACATTTTTGCATCTCTGTTACGATCTCTTCTGGGAAAAGAGAAGGGGCAGAAGCGATGAACTGGCCTAATTTAATATACGTTGCGCCTAATTCTTCAAACGCTTCTCTCAATCGGACCGGAATATTACGGGAACTACTTCCTCCTGTAGCCAAATCTTTTAAAAGGAGGATGGTTTTGGTGGAAAAAACATAACTACTGGTCACTATACGACTAGCGCTGTTTACCCCTTGCAGAAGTTGATCGAGGAATCCTGGCATTTCAGCTCCAGATTAAGAGAACTTGAAAGGAACACAATCCAAATCAGGTAGAAAAGATACTCAAATCGGGATAAAGGAACCTGAAGAAAGGTACTCGGGTCTATTCTCCATGTTCCGCCGAGAAAACCGTATTTTGGTTTACGGCAGCGGCGAGAATTAGAGTATGGCTCTCGAACGAGAATTTCGGTCAGTAGTATGAGTGGCGAATCAGTATTATTGCAAGAATTAGAAAAACTCGAACTGAACGACCTAAAGAAGACAGCCGCTCTCTGGAACATTCCAAAGCTTCCGTTCAAAGAAAAGAATAAGAACGTTAAGTTTCTTTTCGACAGCTTTCTAGATGAGTTTTACCTTAAAGGTGTACTGGAAAAACTTACTGTACTCCAAGTTAATATCTATACCTCTATCTTAAAAAATAAGAATGTTCTCACCTTGGGAGAAATCTCCCGTAAAGTAAATATTCCTCCAATCAACGTGGAGATGGAACTTAACCTTCTCCGCAAATACCAGCTCGTATACCAAAGAAAAAACAGAGAAAGACTTACCAATAACCTGGATAAGTATCATGCTTATGACGAGCTGGCTGCCCTTGTTTCGTTAGACCAAAATCTAAAAGGGGACAAATACAAGGTCTCCGTCGAAAAACTTCTAGATCGCAAGAAGCTGACAGATATTTCCAACGAATGGAAGAAGGCAGTCAAGGCTCCTGCAAAGATCGACAGTATTCGCAAGTTTATCACTCACGCGACTTCTGACGAGGCGTATGAGGCAGCTATCGTTTCCTTATCCGAATTAGAAAGGGACACTGTAGTCAGGATCTATCTAAGTGGCGGTGCTGCTGACGCAGACGATATCAGAAGTTTTATCGTGATGAGCAGAGGCAAATACGAGACAATCATTCCTGCATTAGTCGAAAAGGGAATGATCGCCGACGTTTGTTTCGTAGAGGAGAAGTTCGTAAGAATTTTCGCTCTACCGGAAGAACTTTTAAAATATATCCAAAATAATCCGATCCTTCCTTCCGTTAAAAAAGGAACTCGCCAAAGACAGGAAAAACTCGCCACTAACGAGTTGGATTTCTTCTTAAATACCAAAAAGCTTCTTTCTTATATTAGCAGAAAGGGCTTGGTCCTGGCAAAATCCGGAAAGGTAAAACAGGCGGATCATAAAAGAACAGAACAGGAATTATTAAATCCCGATATCAGTATCTTCCCGGAGAAAAGCCAGATCTATCAGATGGAACTTATCCTTCCTATACTGAAACTTCTGAACTTGGCGGATATTAAAGGGGAGAATATCATTCTAAGAGGGGACCTGGATGGTTTTCTCGCAAAGGATATATTCGAGATCATGAAACTCGTCATCCATGAGGTGAACGAGGCTAGAATGAAACGGGTAAATCCGCCTGAGGTTTTCCAACCTACTGAAATGCCTTTTTACGATAAGATGATTTTGGACAAATGTGTGAACTTGATTATCAAGTCTAAGCGTATTCATCTTTCTGTTATTTTCTCTAATATTATCAGGGAACATTTGATCTTCAGCCCTGGTTTCCGTACTAAAAATTTCCAGACTGATCTGGCGGATCTTCGTAAGGAGATCATGAGTGCGATCTTCTATCTGCATTTATTCGGATTATTAGAAGTAGAATACCCAAACCGTTTCTTAACTCTTTCTAAACTCGGAGAATATTTCTTCCAAACAGGAGAGCTTGCCGGTGTTACGGAGAAGGGTGGAATCACGATCAACCCGGACTTCTCCGTGATCGCATTCCCTGAGAAAGTTTCTATTTACGGAATTCATCTTTTAAAAGCGTTCACAGAATTAAAAGACTACGATCGAGTTTATACTTTCGTTCTTACCAAAGAAGCATACCAATTGGGAATTCTTCTGGGATACAAAACAAACGAGTTCGTAGACTTCTTAAAAGCTTCTAGCAAAGCGGAACTCGCTCAAAACCTTTTATTCTTATTAGAAGATTGGGGTGGCAACCTGCCTGTTGTGGAAGTAGCGGAAGATTGTGTACTGGTTCGCACCAAAGACCAGAACGTGATGGAACTTCTACTTGGTCAGATCAAAGGGAAGAAGATCGTTCTGGACGAGATTGGACCAACTGCAGTGCTTGTGGATAAAACTCGCGTCCAAGACGTGATCACAGTCGCAGAAAAACTGAACCTGATCATCAACCTTACTAGGTAAATTCTTTTTGCTCACGCGAAGCCGCGAAGAATAGAAGGTTCTTTTCTAATTGTTATTCAAAGTATATATTTAGTTTCAAGATTTTTGGGCGCTAACCTTCTTTCCTTAGCGCCTTTGCGTGAAAAAATGTAGAAGGATTTTAAATCAGTCCGGAGTGACTTTGATCTTGGTTTTGAATTCCCATTTGCGGAATGGAGCAAGGGCCTGTAGCCTTTCTTCGCTCACGAAAAAAAGACCTTCCCCGAATTTGACCAATCCACCCTTATAATGGGCGTACTTGGTTTTGTGATCGATCAGACCTATTTCCTTTACCTTATTCCAGTCATCGCAGGTTTTCAGGGTGGGAACTCTCCTGAGATACAATTCCTTGATTGAACCGTCCCTTACAGAGTCCCTTAAGATCTTTTCCCATTCCATATAAGCGCAAATTAGAATAAATTCTCTAAAATGCAACTAAGTTTCGAAATCTTCTTTTTCTCCCGAAAATCCGGAGAGCATTTTCAAAAATGAAAATACTCTGCTTGGTTTTTCAGATCCTCGGACAAATGGGCGAGGCCTACTGAACCGGAACTCAGTTCTTCTGTGGAAGATGCGTTAGATTGGGTCAGGTCGTTAATACTCGAGATTGTTTTCGAAATTTCTTCGATTGCCAGTTTTTGCTCTTGGATAGCAGTTTGGATACCTTCCGATCTTTCCTTCAC from the Leptospira andrefontaineae genome contains:
- a CDS encoding ABC1 kinase family protein, translating into MPGFLDQLLQGVNSASRIVTSSYVFSTKTILLLKDLATGGSSSRNIPVRLREAFEELGATYIKLGQFIASAPSLFPEEIVTEMQKCLDSVRPLPFSEVQKVLKKELGRDYQKLFQSIDPVPMASASIAQVHSAVTKDGLDVVVKVQRPDIESALGADLNLLFLASKLFEIFVPGLNKSGLSEMVGMFQSSILEEIDFIKEANNCEEFERYLLSSGETRARVPKIYRELSTKKVLVMEKFYGAPITDETSLRKFSKDPSKTLSDALEIWFSTLSKSGFFHADVHAGNLMILRDGTVGFIDFGIVGRISSKVWEGLMIFLEGLALNRTDRIASGLVRMDGTASGIDEKKLAKDLETVFDQMSKMVLDIQMGELDAFDEKKMNTILFEFRDISDRNGLKIPKEFGLLIKQILYFDRYIKSFAPELDLIRDREKFIK
- a CDS encoding N-acetylneuraminate synthase family protein — its product is MSFSKSFRLEDKWEIGPDSSPFIIAEIGLNHNADLELGKKTIRAAKQAGADAVKFQTYKTENFLDVKNPKAKVLVDIFQTYELSEKLHIEFQKTAKEEGLFFLSTPLDPGSVDLLVNLGVKALKIASGDIVNKQLLQKCAGTGLPLFLSSGAAEGFEVIRALELLESEKVKDLVLFHCVSLYPTPPEKANLQTLEYYKNIFNGPLGFSDHTSGSLAGALAVSLGASVLEKHFTLDKTLPGPDHTISVDPSELKSYVENARLAFQMRGEKKKVVQPQEAGGRFFGRRGLYADQNGNPISLRPDLSQEDKRYFDSWKLDEANSLVKQGKGPKPGESFLS
- the feoB gene encoding ferrous iron transport protein B; this translates as MKLLNTEIQTPEQKTEKSRVLLTGNPNCGKSTLFNRLTGLRQKTGNYHGVTVEKAEGTIHTDDRTVHIVDLPGAYSLGGESEDKQVTTRILLSRDTEDKLIFVLDAVAIERGLQFLLQVSSLKIPMIVAVTMNDTLEKKGVHLDLKVLSKAFGVSFYFVNPRSGEGVEVFEKVLTDPSSYKTPDPDFSWDKKRTALIESVLSKLSVDDPDSVRFVLENSFKEFSGESLQTGLPSSKFFPEQTRNFIHSEWEKSKLEFSYGEELVQRSIWIKKLLSKAVSGSEIAEKGILGFADKILLHPIWGLTIFLGIMALVFQFLFTWSELPMDWIETRISDLADWTGNYLPEGPVRSLIQEGMIGGVGAVLVFIPQISLLFLFIGIMEESGYIARASFLMDRFMGRFGLSGKSFIPLLSSAACAVPAIMGTRTIENKADRLTTILVSPLITCSARYPVYILVIGTVFSAEPVFGIFSPKVLALFGLFLLGMFASMGAAFLFKKTFFRSEPAYFLMELPRYQWPSLKSLFFTVYKKIKAFIGNAGKVILFISIILWFLANYPRVEGLKNQNLSSSQVKSLQISESYAGRMGKMMEPILEPIGFGWKMGLGIITSFAAREVMVSTLSIVYGVQGEDSEDENLRSALRKDKDPETGKPVWTIASALSLLVFFAFACQCMSTLAVVRKETNSLFWPVFMFTYMTVLAYTSSFLVFHFSKSLGWN
- a CDS encoding helicase is translated as MSGESVLLQELEKLELNDLKKTAALWNIPKLPFKEKNKNVKFLFDSFLDEFYLKGVLEKLTVLQVNIYTSILKNKNVLTLGEISRKVNIPPINVEMELNLLRKYQLVYQRKNRERLTNNLDKYHAYDELAALVSLDQNLKGDKYKVSVEKLLDRKKLTDISNEWKKAVKAPAKIDSIRKFITHATSDEAYEAAIVSLSELERDTVVRIYLSGGAADADDIRSFIVMSRGKYETIIPALVEKGMIADVCFVEEKFVRIFALPEELLKYIQNNPILPSVKKGTRQRQEKLATNELDFFLNTKKLLSYISRKGLVLAKSGKVKQADHKRTEQELLNPDISIFPEKSQIYQMELILPILKLLNLADIKGENIILRGDLDGFLAKDIFEIMKLVIHEVNEARMKRVNPPEVFQPTEMPFYDKMILDKCVNLIIKSKRIHLSVIFSNIIREHLIFSPGFRTKNFQTDLADLRKEIMSAIFYLHLFGLLEVEYPNRFLTLSKLGEYFFQTGELAGVTEKGGITINPDFSVIAFPEKVSIYGIHLLKAFTELKDYDRVYTFVLTKEAYQLGILLGYKTNEFVDFLKASSKAELAQNLLFLLEDWGGNLPVVEVAEDCVLVRTKDQNVMELLLGQIKGKKIVLDEIGPTAVLVDKTRVQDVITVAEKLNLIINLTR
- a CDS encoding FeoA family protein, translating into MKSKLFELEEGESGKITGIKNESGKTGLVRNLLDMGFLPGTKITVVRKFQDQDKMIVKLGLVRLAIRKLEADLLELN
- a CDS encoding LTA synthase family protein translates to MIKRLPSNLRIILFYSFCFLILLTIFRFALLFIYISKLGNSPIGEVIISFLIGIRFDLCVISIVIGLSWILSSFHYPNRWKIYRYIWGILPIPLFLWMTGHLIGDTIYFGEADKHLGYEGFVFLGKDLLILIEAAVKNDTLKVILGLIGIFIGLPTLIYLFIKYNGYEYSSENKTRELAQVPISIILLLLLFRGGTQSRPLRSTEAIHSENPFLNQLPLNGVFTTIMDLKSKSILPELEMSKEESIRIVQKEIDYPGAKFIDPEYPLLRETLETRKETPPNIVLILLESWTGKFLKPNGDGIVGGKELAPNFNSLTKEGRYFPRFFATGGRTVNGLMSVLTGIPDRPGITVVRTHQVLGNFGGLGSLLKTLGYSTYFVHGGDVGFDNMSFLFPHWGFDTIIGKEEIEKTGKYKSGAWGFYDGDVLEELHATIAKAKQPFAAVSLTLTTHYPYQVPEIGENPYPETMKDSDYFNTYAYSDKSIGKFMEKAKKSPYFQNTIFIFVADHTHHRDLNPFEDRNIPLLIYSPKYIKPELDPQVSSQLDVIPTILGLVGKKVKFSSFGKDLLSHSARSKTGGSYFAFSSVIGWIENEYALYRSTEGELREAYPMPWSKNKSKCASIKETCDEYERKAKAFLNLSYELLNTNRIFPEK